From Candidatus Poribacteria bacterium, one genomic window encodes:
- a CDS encoding TIR domain-containing protein, translated as MKERVRVFLSFEFGKDDKKHHNFYSQAKCHSKYEIIDESLNEPYYPDAQWLNKARVQIKKSDIVIVMLGQDTHNAPGVEKELGEAHQLKKPMFQVRPQGRTYGEVRGACEVIPWKWKQIDAKIAEKLSELCK; from the coding sequence ATGAAGGAAAGGGTTCGTGTATTTTTGAGTTTTGAGTTTGGTAAAGATGATAAAAAGCATCACAACTTCTACTCACAGGCAAAGTGCCACTCAAAATATGAGATTATTGATGAATCCCTGAATGAGCCGTATTATCCGGATGCGCAGTGGTTGAATAAGGCACGGGTGCAGATTAAAAAGTCAGATATCGTTATTGTAATGTTGGGACAGGATACACATAACGCCCCAGGTGTTGAAAAAGAGCTGGGAGAGGCTCATCAGCTAAAGAAGCCGATGTTTCAAGTTCGCCCACAGGGACGAACATACGGCGAAGTTCGTGGAGCCTGTGAAGTGATTCCATGGAAATGGAAGCAGATTGACGCGAAGATTGCCGAGAAATTGTCGGAGTTATGCAAGTGA